A single genomic interval of Juglans regia cultivar Chandler chromosome 1, Walnut 2.0, whole genome shotgun sequence harbors:
- the LOC108988156 gene encoding receptor-like protein kinase FERONIA: protein MKTFALYVSFLHLLFAHAGAAQHSPPPYLAPDYILLNCGSSSTKSTSPDGRNWEGDSHSKFSPHNNIQTTSNASTPTEQIPSVAQVPYMTARIFPNNFTYSFPVSSGLKFVRLYFYPATYAAVDKSKSFFSVTANDFTLLRNFSAFLTILALEPPAAVVVKEFIIPVLRTQCLNITFISLNSYAFINGIEVVSIPDNLYMNNAHGTGIKFVDYNTRFYFDGTTALETMYRLNVGGKDVSGVEDTGMFRSWVDDSPYVIGHFGITIYELPNVTIQYTTEIPSYTAPEIVYKTFRSMGRNVTANLNSNLTWNFTVDAGFNYLFRLHFCETVQEVVYKNDRVFEIFIDNQTAETDADVISWTGSTGIPVYKDYIILIPNGNQRKLDLLLALHPSVLEKPRYVDALLNGVEIFKLNRSDGCFAGLNLDGVVVPTSPEGNEKLTERKKRLPLIIIVIGGVIGVLIATSVICIFIFRRNTRVKDSGSRTSESRSSWVSFPKVPGSTNSHASSLQSHHCRNFLLVEIRVATRNFDEKLVIGSGGFGIVYKGYIDGGSTTVAIKRLNASSKQGVREFWTEIELLSQLRHVHLVPLIGYCEDQGEMILVYDFMARGTLREHLHKTKNPPLPWKRRLQICIGAARGLEYLHCGAKNTIIHRDVKSTNILLDEKWVAKVSDFGLSRLGPTCTLQSHVSTVVRGSFGYVDPEYYRRQKLTVKSDVYSFGVVLLEILCGRPAVVRGLPKDQVSLAEWGRKFYRSGTLSEIVDTNVKAEIAPACLKKFGEIVDRCLRCQGEERPNMSDVLWGLEFALQLQEYEDNADKEINELNMGGQIGVVEGSAGTSTSDPGGEISTVDENDLFSGSGQHVSDNA from the coding sequence ATGAAAACGTTCGCCCTCTACGTGTCCTTCCTCCATCTCCTTTTTGCCCACGCCGGCGCCGCTCAGCACAGCCCGCCACCATATCTTGCTCCCGACTATATTCTCCTCAACTGTGGCTCCTCCTCCACGAAATCAACCTCACCCGATGGCCGGAACTGGGAGGGCGATTCTCACTCAAAGTTCTCTCCCCACAATAATATTCAAACTACCTCCAATGCATCCACACCCACCGAACAAATCCCTTCTGTTGCCCAAGTTCCCTACATGACCGCACGCATCTTTCCCAACAACTTTACTTACTCCTTCCCTGTCTCTTCTGGCCTTAAGTTCGTTCGTCTTTACTTCTACCCCGCCACGTACGCCGCCGTCGATAAATCCAAGTCCTTCTTCTCCGTCACCGCCAATGATTTCACTCTCTTGAGAAACTTCAGTGCCTTCCTTACCATCTTGGCTCTGGAACCTCCCGCAGCCGTCGTTGTCAAAGAATTCATAATCCCCGTGTTGCGCACCCAGTGTCTCAACATAACCTTTATATCTCTTAACTCCTACGCCTTCATTAATGGCATAGAGGTCGTTTCTATTCCGGATAATCTATATATGAACAATGCCCATGGTACTGGAATCAAGTTTGTAGATTACAACACGCGCTTCTATTTCGATGGCACCACCGCTCTGGAGACCATGTATAGGCTAAACGTTGGGGGAAAGGATGTCTCGGGCGTCGAGGATACAGGAATGTTCCGATCATGGGTTGACGACTCGCCGTATGTGATTGGCCATTTCGGGATTACAATTTATGAACTGCCTAATGTCACCATACAGTATACGACGGAGATACCGTCCTACACTGCGCCGGAGATTGTGTACAAAACTTTTCGTTCAATGGGTAGAAATGTCACGGCCAACTTGAATTCCAACCTCACGTGGAACTTCACGGTGGACGCGGGGTTTAACTATCTCTTTAGGCTTCATTTCTGCGAAACCGTGCAAGAGGTTGTGTACAAGAACGACCGTGTTTTTGAAATATTCATCGATAATCAAACGGCGGAGACAGATGCAGATGTGATATCATGGACCGGCAGCACTGGAATTCCAGTGTAcaaagattatattattttaatcccTAATGGAAACCAACGCAAACTAGATTTGTTGTTGGCGCTACATCCTAGTGTGCTTGAGAAACCACGATACGTGGATGCATTGTTGAACGGTGTGGAAATATTTAAGTTGAACCGATCGGACGGTTGTTTTGCTGGGCTCAACCTGGACGGAGTGGTGGTTCCCACATCCCCGGAAGGCAACGAAAAATTAACGGAAAGGAAAAAGAGGTTGCCATTGATAATCATTGTTATCGGAGGTGTCATTGGAGTCTTAATAGCTACTTCCGTTATTTGCATCTTCATTTTCCGGAGAAATACTAGGGTCAAGGACTCTGGTTCTCGTACCAGCGAGTCCAGGTCCTCGTGGGTCTCATTCCCCAAGGTACCTGGTTCCACAAACTCCCACGCTTCATCATTACAGTCGCACCATTGCCGTAACTTCTTGCTCGTTGAAATCAGAGTGGCCACGCGCAATTTCGACGAAAAGTTAGTCATTGGATCAGGAGGATTTGGTATCGTGTACAAAGGATATATTGACGGGGGCTCCACCACAGTTGCTATTAAACGGTTGAACGCATCTTCGAAGCAAGGGGTCCGTGAGTTCTGGACCGAGATCGAGCTGCTCTCCCAGCTCCGTCATGTCCATCTCGTGCCGTTGATCGGATATTGCGAAGACCAAGGTGAGATGATCCTCGTCTACGATTTCATGGCCCGTGGGACTCTCCGCGAGCATCTCCACAAAACAAAGAACCCACCTCTTCCATGGAAGCGGCGCCTCCAAATTTGCATCGGTGCCGCCCGTGGGCTGGAGTATCTTCACTGTGGTGCGAAGAACACGATCATACACCGTGACGTGAAGTCAACGAACATCCTGCTAGACGAGAAATGGGTGGCCAAGGTTTCGGATTTCGGGTTATCCAGATTGGGTCCCACCTGTACTCTTCAAAGCCACGTAAGCACAGTGGTGAGGGGTAGTTTCGGGTACGTGGACCCAGAATACTACCGACGGCAGAAACTGACCGTGAAGTCTGATGTGTACTCGTTTGGTGTGGTGTTACTCGAGATCCTTTGTGGTCGGCCAGCTGTGGTCCGAGGTCTACCCAAGGACCAAGTCAGCCTTGCGGAGTGGGGACGCAAATTCTATCGAAGTGGGACCCTTAGTGAAATCGTGGATACAAATGTGAAGGCCGAGATCGCACCTGCGTGTTTGAAAAAGTTTGGGGAGATTGTGGACCGTTGCTTGCGCTGTCAAGGAGAAGAACGGCCAAATATGAGCGACGTGTTGTGGGGTCTTGAGTTCGCATTGCAGCTCCAAGAATACGAAGACAACGCCGACAAGGAAATCAACGAGTTGAACATGGGCGGCCAAATTGGGGTCGTTGAGGGCTCTGCCGGGACCAGCACCTCTGATCCAGGTGGCGAGATATCTACCGTTGATGAGAACGATCTTTTCTCTGGTTCTGGTCAGCATGTATCAGACAATGCGTAG